A genome region from Coprococcus phoceensis includes the following:
- the isdE gene encoding heme ABC transporter substrate-binding protein IsdE gives MKKIKLIAALLSALFLTGCVDQSGNQSADNDTKEKRIVATSVATCEILDKLEVEGVVGVPKTDSYSIPKRYENAESVGSPMAPDMEIIKSLKPDIVLSPNSLEGELKSQYENIGVESYFLDLKSTEGMYESILALGKMLGKEEEAEKLHQEFEDFKNDFAQKHNEQEAPTVLILMGLPGSYVVATESSYVGSLVKLAGGVNVYGDGNGQDFLNINPEDMVEKAPDIILRTSHALPEQVKKMFAEEFATNDIWKHFEAVQNARVYDLDNEKFGMSANFQYEEALKELETFLYQEGTN, from the coding sequence ATGAAAAAGATAAAGTTGATTGCAGCCTTGTTATCCGCACTGTTTTTGACCGGATGTGTGGATCAGTCAGGAAATCAAAGTGCAGACAATGATACAAAAGAAAAGCGGATTGTGGCGACTTCGGTGGCGACTTGTGAGATTCTTGACAAACTGGAAGTAGAAGGCGTTGTCGGAGTTCCGAAAACGGACAGTTATTCTATTCCGAAACGCTATGAAAATGCAGAAAGCGTCGGTTCTCCGATGGCTCCCGATATGGAAATCATAAAGTCGTTAAAACCGGATATCGTTTTAAGTCCGAATTCTCTGGAAGGAGAATTAAAGTCCCAGTATGAAAATATAGGAGTTGAAAGTTATTTTTTGGATCTGAAAAGTACAGAAGGAATGTATGAATCGATTCTTGCATTAGGAAAGATGCTGGGAAAAGAAGAAGAGGCAGAGAAGCTTCATCAGGAATTCGAGGATTTTAAGAACGATTTCGCACAAAAGCATAATGAGCAGGAGGCTCCTACGGTGCTCATATTGATGGGGCTGCCGGGATCTTATGTGGTGGCAACAGAAAGCAGTTATGTCGGAAGTCTTGTAAAGCTTGCCGGAGGTGTCAATGTATACGGAGATGGCAACGGGCAGGATTTTCTGAATATCAATCCGGAAGATATGGTAGAGAAAGCACCTGATATCATCCTTCGGACTTCTCATGCGCTTCCGGAGCAGGTGAAAAAAATGTTTGCGGAAGAGTTTGCGACGAATGATATTTGGAAACATTTTGAGGCGGTGCAAAATGCGAGAGTATATGACCTGGATAATGAAAAGTTTGGGATGAGTGCAAATTTCCAATATGAGGAGGCGCTAAAAGAACTGGAAACATTTTTGTATCAGGAGGGAACAAATTGA
- a CDS encoding heme-binding Shp domain-containing protein — translation MKRLKQIVLGLGMAAAIAAAPVPVYAMEDGAYTVGRTTSYANPETGQTVDGGTNIALGDSMCESIVEDSALVEQSQGKTYVTLGIGLMSNVSDVRMQIQETDGTYRDVEITQTGSCERDGDTCNHYRFEVDSADNYISPILYVEPMGRDVQFFVKLDMASAQAGTGKFVSEMISAEEPQTEEEPQTEEEPQVADEEQTTDEEQVTEKTNTNKVPVGQIAVGAVIVLVIGSLVVFVKKRK, via the coding sequence ATGAAACGATTAAAGCAAATTGTTTTGGGATTGGGAATGGCAGCTGCGATTGCGGCTGCCCCTGTTCCTGTTTATGCGATGGAAGATGGAGCTTATACGGTAGGGAGAACAACATCCTATGCAAATCCGGAGACGGGACAGACCGTAGATGGCGGGACGAACATTGCGCTTGGAGACAGTATGTGTGAGAGTATTGTGGAGGACAGTGCGCTGGTAGAACAGTCTCAGGGGAAAACGTATGTTACGCTTGGAATTGGTCTGATGTCAAATGTGAGTGATGTACGTATGCAGATACAGGAAACAGACGGAACTTATCGAGATGTGGAAATTACACAGACCGGAAGTTGTGAAAGAGATGGAGATACGTGCAATCACTATCGGTTTGAGGTGGATTCGGCAGATAATTATATCAGTCCAATCTTGTATGTAGAACCGATGGGAAGAGACGTACAGTTCTTTGTGAAACTGGATATGGCATCTGCACAGGCAGGGACAGGAAAGTTTGTAAGTGAGATGATATCGGCAGAAGAGCCGCAGACTGAAGAAGAGCCACAGACTGAAGAAGAGCCGCAGGTGGCAGATGAAGAGCAGACTACAGATGAAGAACAGGTGACAGAAAAAACAAATACAAATAAAGTGCCGGTTGGACAGATTGCAGTCGGAGCTGTCATTGTGCTTGTGATAGGTTCTTTGGTTGTGTTCGTAAAGAAAAGGAAATAA
- a CDS encoding NEAT domain-containing protein, producing the protein MKHKTMKSMVRRMAALAMAAVCTFSLTQVNTVKAAEKLEAGDYVVPITSLKSKAPIAAVNEAFNKAFGESAKVTVDGEGNMTATVENNHMVINMMGEYHANVLTVEGAEYLSYKTEQSSTTFGNPAAITNIEVPEKMQFPITPSDDGVCELKITVDFMNNLMGGGNPYPTVVTLTLDFANAQVDTSALSDLLKSYEDLVKEDYTEDSWSAFEAKMKEAEGLLANGGASAAEVNEMIASLKDLKGKLQLVSDLPEADYSKVDAAIASIPKDLTKYTDGTVKALQNALQTVVRGLKQNEQNKVDQMAADIEVAVKGLKEKTTSDNNSGNNNNNTNNNTNNNTNDNTSNNTSQNAGSTTLDKDNLKDGIYEVPVWLWHATKDQASMAAQSLNSTARIVVKNGVKTMYIYTKSMTYGNIEASLQELKVADANGNYTSATVEEKNASGNPTCFSFVLPHTQEYLNVKVNPHVAIMGHQDIEARLRIDYSALKLVSEDANDTTVKVTTPASGSSYGASSAPKTGDYDNYAAIPVVMLIAAAAGVMTMVYRKRQAK; encoded by the coding sequence ATGAAGCATAAGACCATGAAATCAATGGTGAGAAGAATGGCCGCGCTTGCGATGGCTGCGGTGTGTACATTTAGTTTGACACAAGTAAATACGGTAAAAGCTGCTGAAAAACTAGAGGCAGGAGATTATGTGGTGCCGATTACATCGCTCAAGAGCAAAGCGCCGATTGCTGCGGTAAATGAGGCGTTCAACAAAGCGTTTGGAGAGAGTGCCAAGGTGACTGTAGACGGGGAAGGAAATATGACAGCAACTGTTGAAAACAATCACATGGTAATCAACATGATGGGAGAATATCATGCGAATGTTTTGACTGTAGAGGGTGCGGAATATCTCTCTTACAAGACAGAGCAGTCTTCTACAACATTTGGAAATCCGGCAGCAATTACAAACATAGAAGTGCCGGAAAAAATGCAATTTCCGATTACACCTTCTGACGATGGTGTGTGTGAATTGAAGATTACAGTAGATTTTATGAACAATTTGATGGGTGGAGGGAATCCATATCCGACGGTTGTGACACTGACATTGGATTTTGCGAATGCACAGGTGGATACAAGTGCACTGAGTGATCTCTTGAAATCTTATGAAGATCTTGTGAAAGAAGATTATACAGAAGATTCATGGAGCGCGTTTGAGGCGAAAATGAAGGAAGCAGAAGGATTGCTTGCAAATGGCGGAGCATCGGCAGCAGAAGTCAATGAGATGATTGCTTCTTTAAAAGATTTAAAAGGGAAATTGCAGTTGGTAAGTGATCTTCCGGAAGCAGATTACAGCAAAGTGGATGCAGCGATTGCGTCAATTCCGAAAGACTTGACAAAATATACAGACGGAACTGTGAAGGCGCTTCAAAATGCATTGCAGACAGTCGTGCGCGGTCTGAAACAAAATGAGCAGAATAAAGTAGATCAGATGGCAGCGGACATTGAGGTGGCAGTCAAAGGCTTGAAAGAAAAGACAACCTCAGACAATAACAGTGGTAATAACAATAACAACACAAACAATAACACGAATAATAATACAAACGATAACACAAGCAATAACACGAGTCAAAATGCAGGAAGCACAACGCTGGATAAAGACAATTTGAAAGATGGTATTTATGAAGTTCCTGTATGGCTGTGGCATGCGACAAAAGATCAGGCGTCTATGGCGGCGCAGTCTTTGAACAGCACCGCAAGAATCGTTGTGAAAAATGGCGTGAAGACAATGTATATTTACACAAAATCCATGACATATGGAAACATTGAAGCGAGCCTTCAGGAATTAAAAGTGGCTGATGCCAACGGAAATTATACGAGTGCTACTGTGGAGGAGAAAAATGCTTCTGGAAATCCGACTTGTTTCTCATTTGTACTTCCTCATACACAGGAATATCTGAATGTAAAAGTGAATCCGCATGTGGCGATCATGGGACACCAGGATATTGAAGCAAGACTTCGCATTGATTACTCAGCGCTGAAATTAGTTTCTGAAGATGCGAATGACACTACTGTTAAGGTGACAACTCCTGCATCTGGAAGCAGCTATGGAGCGTCAAGTGCACCAAAGACAGGAGACTATGATAATTATGCGGCAATTCCGGTTGTTATGCTTATAGCAGCAGCCGCCGGTGTGATGACAATGGTTTACAGAAAGAGACAGGCGAAATAA
- a CDS encoding MarR family transcriptional regulator has protein sequence MNILKVKTLICFQNQKEQWNVTNLAVTLGEEKYAVSRVLTVLEKEGLIDKSNRRKPILTKKGKMAAEAYSQKVELVIGHLLSTGVSQEVAREDAVTIASYCKEETLEALKKEEIAKRVKYGFREGMEFDGERLSRRYPDGNYPIPFTIFQKELHREHEVSVWNERFENPCILNIQNKNGKLYLRMLEEYREYEFAYWDGQAWCEMERQGKLLAFRADKIRFQSIAGEKGRMLSGRIWIQIFDGDDAKELLFAVYIA, from the coding sequence ATGAACATATTAAAAGTAAAAACTTTGATCTGTTTTCAAAATCAAAAAGAACAGTGGAACGTGACGAACCTTGCGGTGACGCTTGGAGAGGAAAAGTATGCAGTCAGCCGTGTGCTGACTGTTTTGGAAAAGGAAGGTTTAATTGATAAAAGTAATCGGAGAAAACCGATACTTACGAAAAAGGGAAAGATGGCGGCGGAAGCGTACAGTCAGAAAGTAGAACTTGTTATCGGTCATCTGCTGAGTACCGGGGTTTCGCAGGAGGTGGCGAGGGAAGATGCTGTGACGATTGCGTCCTACTGCAAAGAGGAGACGTTGGAAGCTCTGAAAAAAGAAGAAATTGCAAAGCGGGTAAAATACGGATTTCGGGAAGGAATGGAATTTGACGGAGAGAGGCTCAGCAGACGATATCCGGATGGAAATTATCCGATTCCGTTTACCATTTTTCAGAAGGAGCTGCATCGGGAGCATGAAGTCTCAGTGTGGAATGAGCGGTTTGAAAATCCTTGTATTTTAAATATACAGAATAAAAATGGAAAATTGTATCTGCGGATGCTGGAGGAGTATCGGGAATATGAGTTTGCATATTGGGATGGACAAGCATGGTGTGAGATGGAAAGACAGGGGAAATTGCTGGCTTTTCGGGCAGACAAAATCCGGTTTCAGAGCATTGCAGGCGAAAAAGGAAGGATGCTTTCAGGAAGAATCTGGATTCAGATTTTTGATGGGGACGATGCGAAAGAGCTTTTGTTTGCCGTATATATTGCGTAA
- a CDS encoding YbaN family protein, whose protein sequence is MRKNPIKILWLVIGFLAMGIGMIGVALPVLPTTPFLLLASFCLAKGSERFHKWFTGTKLYQKHLDSFVKNRAMTLKTKFCILLPASAMLILAMIAMSNLYGRIFIVFLIIFKYVYFFTKIETVRDTTLVGE, encoded by the coding sequence ATGAGAAAGAATCCAATCAAAATTCTTTGGCTTGTAATCGGTTTTTTAGCAATGGGGATTGGAATGATCGGAGTGGCACTTCCGGTACTTCCGACAACCCCATTTCTTTTATTGGCATCTTTTTGTCTGGCAAAAGGTTCTGAACGATTTCACAAGTGGTTTACCGGAACAAAACTGTATCAGAAGCATTTAGACAGTTTTGTAAAAAATCGTGCCATGACTTTGAAAACAAAATTTTGTATTCTGCTTCCGGCATCAGCAATGCTGATTTTAGCAATGATTGCGATGAGCAATCTTTATGGAAGAATATTTATTGTGTTCCTTATTATTTTTAAATATGTCTACTTCTTTACGAAAATAGAGACAGTTCGTGATACAACATTGGTAGGGGAATAA
- a CDS encoding PepSY domain-containing protein codes for MKKRYIGMIAGGTAAVLLIGGISAYAVWNQKDIGAGEAKKIAYEDAGISESDVERVHVLKDRDDGRLVYEIGFVEADYQYNYEIAASNGKILDKEIEQNNNVQNTQSAAVQDDTQTGSEKTTEISIEQAKQLVLDRVQGATDSNIRIEQEYDDGVYKYEGELSYEGMEYDFEIDANSGTFLEWTEEKQDGILD; via the coding sequence ATGAAGAAAAGATATATTGGAATGATTGCAGGAGGAACGGCGGCAGTTTTGTTGATTGGAGGAATATCGGCATATGCAGTATGGAATCAAAAAGATATCGGAGCAGGTGAGGCCAAGAAAATTGCATATGAGGATGCGGGAATTTCGGAGAGTGATGTAGAACGGGTACATGTGTTAAAAGACAGGGACGATGGAAGACTTGTATATGAAATCGGTTTTGTGGAGGCGGATTATCAGTATAATTATGAGATTGCAGCCTCAAATGGAAAAATTCTGGACAAAGAGATTGAACAAAATAACAATGTTCAAAATACACAGTCCGCTGCAGTGCAGGATGATACGCAGACAGGTTCAGAAAAGACAACAGAGATCAGCATAGAGCAGGCAAAGCAGTTGGTGCTTGACCGTGTACAAGGGGCGACGGACAGCAATATTCGAATTGAGCAGGAGTATGATGACGGCGTTTATAAATATGAAGGAGAATTGAGCTATGAAGGAATGGAATATGATTTTGAAATAGATGCTAATTCGGGAACATTTTTGGAATGGACAGAAGAAAAACAGGATGGAATATTGGATTGA
- a CDS encoding sensor histidine kinase: MKKVSLKVKLTLLYTACMVFVIGFIFAVLFSISNREVLASTQMKLKNRVQESMDEVEWEDGQLEVDSDFYQIEDNVYLALYDENAYFLYGKRPSGFTEQIDFSNGEVQKVKDGKREWYVYDLKLQMKENTVYIRGLTSVTDAEESFLITIRVAVILLPLTALLVGILVYRMTRRTLLPVKTITETVQEIRHDADLSRRVGLYKEDGRKNRDEIAYLAQTFDEMLEELEKVFQREKQFTSDVSHELRTPVSVILAQCESCLEEESFNEKQRGQIMVIQKKARTIAELISHLLMLSRADQGRLKLHLEEVNVSELVEMIVEEQQILATERDITIQTKIEPELYAKLDETLYIRMMDNLLSNATAYGKEGGTIEVTLTRGAEGLCGTVKDDGIGIAKEHLSHIWERFYRVDAARTGGNHSGLGLAMVKWIVEVHGGNIQVESVPGEGTTFTYVFPER, encoded by the coding sequence ATGAAAAAAGTATCATTAAAAGTAAAATTAACACTTTTGTATACCGCTTGTATGGTTTTTGTCATTGGATTCATCTTTGCGGTTTTGTTTTCAATCAGTAACCGGGAGGTGTTGGCATCTACACAGATGAAACTGAAGAACCGGGTTCAGGAGAGTATGGATGAAGTCGAGTGGGAAGATGGACAATTGGAAGTGGATTCGGATTTTTATCAGATAGAGGATAATGTGTATTTGGCATTATACGATGAAAATGCGTATTTTTTATATGGAAAGCGGCCGTCAGGATTTACGGAGCAGATTGATTTCTCAAATGGAGAGGTGCAAAAAGTCAAAGATGGGAAGCGCGAGTGGTATGTCTATGATCTCAAGCTTCAAATGAAAGAAAACACTGTCTATATTCGTGGACTTACGTCAGTTACCGATGCGGAGGAAAGCTTTCTTATCACAATTCGGGTTGCGGTGATTCTGCTTCCGTTGACGGCTCTGCTGGTCGGAATTTTAGTATACCGGATGACGAGACGAACGTTGCTTCCGGTGAAAACGATCACAGAGACTGTGCAGGAAATCCGTCACGATGCAGATTTGTCAAGACGAGTTGGATTATATAAAGAAGATGGAAGAAAGAATCGGGATGAGATTGCATATTTGGCACAGACATTTGATGAGATGTTGGAGGAACTGGAGAAGGTATTCCAAAGGGAAAAACAATTTACATCTGATGTGTCACATGAGCTGCGAACACCTGTCAGCGTTATTTTGGCACAGTGTGAGTCGTGTCTGGAAGAAGAAAGCTTTAACGAAAAACAGCGGGGACAGATTATGGTCATACAGAAAAAGGCGCGGACAATCGCAGAGCTGATCTCACATCTGCTGATGCTTTCAAGAGCAGATCAGGGAAGGCTAAAACTTCATTTGGAAGAAGTGAATGTAAGCGAACTTGTGGAGATGATCGTGGAGGAACAACAGATACTCGCAACAGAACGTGATATCACGATTCAGACGAAGATCGAACCGGAATTATATGCAAAGCTGGATGAGACACTTTATATCCGAATGATGGACAATTTACTCTCCAATGCGACGGCATATGGAAAAGAGGGAGGGACTATCGAAGTGACGCTGACACGAGGCGCAGAAGGCTTGTGTGGAACCGTGAAAGATGATGGAATCGGGATTGCAAAGGAGCATCTTTCACACATTTGGGAGCGGTTTTACCGCGTGGATGCAGCGCGCACAGGCGGGAACCATTCAGGACTTGGTCTTGCTATGGTGAAGTGGATCGTGGAAGTACATGGCGGAAACATACAGGTGGAAAGTGTGCCTGGAGAGGGAACAACATTTACGTATGTGTTCCCTGAAAGGTGA
- a CDS encoding response regulator transcription factor: MRILIAEDERDLNQIITERLKKEHYSVDSCFDGEEALDYLAAAPYDAVILDIMMPKLDGLSVLRKMRNKNENTPVLLLTAKDSVEDRVKGLDAGANDYLVKPFAFEELLARVRVLVRKTAAVQKTCYEVGGLEVHVDTHQVLRNGKEIALSSKEFALLRYMVQNEGIVLSREKLEQHLWNYDYMGSSNVVDVYIRYLRKKIDEGFEPKLIHTVRGAGYVLRVNG; this comes from the coding sequence ATGCGCATTTTAATCGCGGAAGATGAGAGAGATCTGAATCAAATTATCACAGAACGTCTGAAAAAAGAGCACTACAGTGTAGATTCGTGCTTTGACGGAGAGGAGGCGCTTGACTATCTTGCAGCAGCACCTTATGATGCAGTAATTTTGGATATTATGATGCCAAAGTTAGACGGACTGTCAGTCCTAAGAAAGATGCGAAACAAAAATGAAAATACACCGGTTTTGCTTTTGACGGCGAAAGACAGTGTGGAAGATCGGGTAAAAGGGTTAGATGCAGGGGCGAATGATTACCTTGTGAAACCATTTGCGTTTGAAGAATTATTGGCAAGAGTCCGTGTGCTTGTGCGAAAAACCGCTGCTGTGCAGAAGACCTGCTATGAAGTCGGCGGTCTGGAAGTGCATGTGGATACGCATCAGGTACTGCGAAACGGAAAAGAGATTGCACTTTCCAGTAAGGAATTTGCATTGCTTAGATATATGGTACAGAATGAAGGAATCGTGCTTTCCAGAGAAAAATTGGAGCAACATCTTTGGAATTATGATTATATGGGCAGCTCTAACGTGGTGGATGTATATATCCGGTATCTGCGCAAGAAGATTGATGAAGGATTTGAACCAAAACTGATCCATACCGTGCGGGGAGCAGGATATGTGCTGAGGGTGAATGGATGA